The genomic DNA GTCACCACGCACTTCGACATCGACCACATCGGCGGTTTGGCCGACTTCCCGGACGCCCGGATCCACGTCACCGCAGCAGAAGTCGCGGGCGCGATGACGTCACCGGACCGGGTCGAACGGTTCCGGTACCGACCCGCCCAGTGGGCGCACGGACCGGACATCGTCACCCACGACCCCGACGGCGAGTCGTGGCGCGGCTTCCCCGCGGCCAAGGAACTCGACGAGATCGCACCGGGCATCGTGCTGATCTCGCTGCCCGGGCACAGCCGGGGCCACGCCTGCGTCGCCGTCGACGCGGGACACCGCTGGGTCCTGCACTGCGGCGACGCCTTCTACTACCGCGGCACCCTCGACGGCCACACGCCGGTACCGCTTTCGATCAGGGTGTCCGAGGCCATGGTCGCGCACGACTCGAAGAAGCTGCGCGAGAACCAGGCCCGCCTCGCCGAGCTGCACGAGCGCCGCGACCCGGACCTACTCATCGTGTCCGCGCACGACCCGACCCTGCTTGCGCAGGCTGTGGCCACCAGCGACGTCGCGCGGTAGGTTCCAGCGATGGACGACGCCGCCGCGCTGATGGAGATCGAGGCGATCAAGCAGCTGAAGGCACGGTATTGCCGCCTGCTGGACGCCAAGGACTGGCCGGCATGGCGGCAGCTGTTCACCGACGACTTCGTCAGCGACACCAGCAAGGCGGGCGGGGTGGTCATATCCGGCGCCGACGACTTCGTCGCCTTCCTGCGCAAGACGCTGGGGTCGCCGAACAAGCCGACCGTTCACCAGGTGCACGCACCCGAGATCGAGTTGACGTCCGCGACGACGGCTCGCGGGGTGTGGGCCCTCCAGGACGTGGTGCGCCTGGCGCCCGCCCTGAACCTCGCGGGATACGGCCACTACCACGAGACCTACGAAAAGGACGAAACCGGTTGGCGCATCAAGACGTCGACGCT from Mycolicibacterium arabiense includes the following:
- a CDS encoding nuclear transport factor 2 family protein; the encoded protein is MDDAAALMEIEAIKQLKARYCRLLDAKDWPAWRQLFTDDFVSDTSKAGGVVISGADDFVAFLRKTLGSPNKPTVHQVHAPEIELTSATTARGVWALQDVVRLAPALNLAGYGHYHETYEKDETGWRIKTSTLTRLREDVFNPVLSVRISDRMRRGGARLAKRMAK
- a CDS encoding MBL fold metallo-hydrolase, which gives rise to MKVHHLNCGTMDSPGAAIVCHVLLVETDGGLVLVDSGFGLRDCADPSRIGVTRHLLRPRFDPEETAARQIRRMGFEIADVRHIVTTHFDIDHIGGLADFPDARIHVTAAEVAGAMTSPDRVERFRYRPAQWAHGPDIVTHDPDGESWRGFPAAKELDEIAPGIVLISLPGHSRGHACVAVDAGHRWVLHCGDAFYYRGTLDGHTPVPLSIRVSEAMVAHDSKKLRENQARLAELHERRDPDLLIVSAHDPTLLAQAVATSDVAR